A single genomic interval of Adhaeribacter pallidiroseus harbors:
- a CDS encoding RagB/SusD family nutrient uptake outer membrane protein: protein MKTNYIKSILFTGILACTLPACTNDLELTPKYELTSASLYNDFTNYKSVLAKLYAGYAVTGQKGPDGLADVSGFDEGKSNYIRAYWQLQELSTDEAVIAWNDGTIFDIHDMDWTSNNEYIRMMYDRIYYQISICNEFIRETSDEKLSGRNITGNNLQEAKNYRAEVRLLRAMSYWHALDLFGNVPFVTEIDKVGAFFPPQMSRKDLFAYVESELKALETELVPARQNEFARADQATAWMVLTKLYLNAEVYTGQQRYTDAITYANKIIGAGYTLDSEYRKLFLADNNTSNEIIFRVAFDGQKTKTWGGTTFLVHAPIGGNMNAAEFGVNGGWGGLRTTKNIVTLFPDATGTQDKRAMFYSNGQNLEINDIATFTEGYSITKYRNVNAAGQAGSDPSGTHTDNDYPMFRLADVYLMYAEAVLRGGTGGDAATALQYINQLRQRAYGNTSGNITAANLNLDFILDERARELKWEGHRRTDLIRYGQFVSGNYVWPWKGGVKEGRAVDAFRVLYPLPTSDLTANPNLVQNTGY from the coding sequence ATGAAAACAAATTATATAAAAAGCATCCTGTTTACCGGCATACTGGCCTGCACCTTGCCCGCCTGCACCAACGACCTGGAGCTAACCCCTAAGTATGAACTTACTTCGGCCAGCCTGTACAATGATTTTACGAACTACAAATCGGTTTTAGCCAAATTATACGCGGGCTACGCGGTAACCGGCCAAAAAGGGCCGGATGGATTAGCGGACGTGAGTGGTTTTGACGAAGGTAAATCCAACTACATTCGTGCTTACTGGCAGTTGCAGGAATTATCAACCGATGAGGCCGTAATCGCCTGGAACGACGGCACCATCTTCGATATTCACGACATGGACTGGACTTCGAATAACGAATACATCCGGATGATGTACGACCGGATTTATTACCAAATCTCTATTTGTAATGAATTTATCCGCGAAACGTCCGATGAAAAACTCAGCGGACGGAACATCACCGGCAATAATTTACAAGAAGCTAAAAATTACCGGGCCGAAGTGCGGTTATTACGAGCCATGAGTTACTGGCACGCCCTGGATTTGTTTGGCAACGTTCCTTTTGTAACCGAAATCGATAAAGTAGGTGCTTTTTTTCCGCCGCAAATGAGCCGCAAAGATTTATTTGCTTACGTTGAATCAGAACTGAAGGCTCTGGAAACCGAATTAGTACCGGCTCGTCAGAACGAATTTGCCCGCGCGGACCAAGCTACGGCCTGGATGGTGTTAACCAAATTGTACTTAAACGCGGAAGTATATACCGGACAACAACGTTATACCGATGCCATTACTTACGCTAATAAAATAATTGGAGCTGGTTACACCCTCGATTCGGAATACCGCAAGTTATTTTTAGCCGATAATAATACTTCCAACGAAATTATATTCCGGGTGGCTTTTGATGGCCAGAAAACGAAAACCTGGGGGGGAACTACCTTTCTGGTGCACGCTCCGATTGGGGGTAATATGAATGCGGCCGAATTTGGCGTGAATGGCGGCTGGGGCGGTTTACGCACTACCAAAAACATTGTAACCCTGTTCCCGGATGCTACGGGTACTCAAGATAAGCGTGCCATGTTCTACAGCAATGGACAGAATTTAGAAATTAACGATATTGCTACTTTCACCGAAGGTTATTCTATTACCAAATACCGGAATGTAAACGCCGCGGGTCAGGCCGGTTCCGACCCATCCGGTACCCACACCGATAACGACTACCCCATGTTCCGGTTAGCTGATGTGTACTTGATGTACGCGGAAGCGGTGTTGCGCGGCGGTACCGGCGGCGATGCGGCAACCGCCTTGCAATACATAAACCAATTACGTCAAAGAGCTTATGGTAATACTTCCGGTAACATTACAGCGGCTAACTTAAACCTCGATTTTATACTGGATGAACGGGCTCGCGAATTAAAGTGGGAAGGTCACCGGAGAACCGATTTGATACGTTATGGCCAATTTGTGAGCGGTAATTATGTATGGCCGTGGAAAGGCGGCGTGAAAGAAGGCCGGGCCGTAGATGCATTTCGCGTATTGTATCCGCTACCTACCTCTGATTTAACGGCTAACCCCAACCTGGTACAAAATACCGGCTACTAA
- a CDS encoding SusC/RagA family TonB-linked outer membrane protein, which produces MKNFIFQWQRKSCFLFMLLALGQPAFSAPHFTSKPAVVRPIAWTITGKVVTPAGEAIPGVTVLQKGTSNGTATDVDGSYSISVPEAGGSLVFSFIGYTTQEKAYTGPGNLNITLTDDAKALEEVVVVGYGTQKKSDLTGSVAAVSAKDFNPGNVNTPEQLIVGKVPGVQITTNGGAPGSGSQIRIRGGASLNANNDPLIVIDGVPVDNDKISGAPNPLSLVNPNDIASFNILKDASATAIYGSRASNGVIIITTKKGKAGDKLTIGFSSLGSYSQVRNTIDVLSADQFRAVVNERGTEAQKALLGNANTNWQDQIFQKAFSTDNNLSFTGSYKSLPYRLSLGHLDQDGIIRTSNLKRNSIALSLNPTFLDEHLTVNLNVKGTISKSRFSSEGAIGSAVAFDPTQPVNVSETKYGGYFEWLDASGRPNTVAPRNPLSTLEQRQDVGEVKRSIGNLQFDYRFHFLPELRANLNLGYDIVRGEGSTSEPITLAGVFNQGGNRTQYSQEKDNRLLDFYLNYTKELTAIQSRIEVMGGYSYQNFLRHEPSYAGLNAAGDTLTPAAAFPFETEKTLLAFFGRLNYSFKDRYLVTANLRRDASSAFGPNNKWGTFPSVALAWRLVEEPFLQGSNFFTDLKVRLGYGITGQQELLDDNYPYLARYRYSEGTATYPFGDQYYLTLRPAGYDENIKWEETKAYNAGLDFGLFRGKVAGTVDYYFKKTEDLISQIAPAAGTNLTNQIFTNVGNLQNEGVEIALNFSPITKDNFTWTFGVNGTYNQSKITKLSNVSNPSSPGLARGAIAGGTGNMLQIHSVGYAPYTFYTYKQVYDQNNKPIEGAYVDLNEDGIINEQDLYRYKSPQPKVFLGFNSNVTVKNWTAGVVLRANLGNYMYNNVRSNNGTYRSIANSTYLSNMVTDVLQTNFTNNQFFSDYYIENASFLRLDNINVSYNFGKIIQQKVNLRVSATAQNVFVITNYSGLDPESQFNNNNIGGGIDNNYYPRPRTFSLGLNLDF; this is translated from the coding sequence AGTGGCAGCGTAAAAGTTGCTTTTTATTCATGTTGCTGGCCTTAGGCCAGCCTGCTTTCAGTGCCCCCCATTTTACCTCCAAACCTGCGGTAGTCCGCCCTATAGCCTGGACCATTACCGGAAAAGTAGTGACGCCCGCCGGCGAAGCTATACCGGGAGTAACGGTGCTGCAAAAAGGTACTTCTAATGGTACCGCTACTGACGTAGATGGTTCCTATTCTATCTCTGTTCCGGAAGCAGGTGGTTCGCTGGTTTTTTCTTTTATTGGTTATACTACTCAGGAAAAAGCCTATACGGGGCCAGGCAACCTAAACATTACTCTCACCGACGATGCTAAAGCTTTAGAAGAAGTAGTAGTGGTGGGTTACGGTACCCAGAAGAAAAGCGATTTAACCGGTTCGGTTGCGGCCGTATCGGCGAAAGATTTTAATCCGGGTAACGTAAATACGCCCGAGCAGTTAATCGTGGGTAAAGTACCCGGCGTACAAATCACTACCAACGGGGGAGCGCCCGGTTCCGGTTCGCAAATCCGGATTCGGGGTGGGGCTTCGCTCAACGCCAATAACGACCCGCTGATTGTAATCGACGGGGTACCGGTAGATAACGATAAAATTTCCGGAGCGCCCAACCCACTCAGTTTGGTAAATCCGAACGATATCGCCTCTTTTAATATTTTAAAAGATGCCTCGGCTACGGCCATTTACGGTTCGCGGGCTTCGAACGGGGTAATTATCATTACTACCAAAAAAGGCAAAGCCGGCGATAAATTAACCATCGGCTTTAGTTCCTTAGGTTCTTATTCGCAGGTCCGGAATACTATCGATGTATTATCAGCCGATCAGTTCCGGGCAGTAGTAAACGAAAGAGGTACCGAAGCGCAGAAAGCTTTACTGGGTAACGCTAATACCAACTGGCAAGACCAGATTTTTCAAAAAGCGTTTAGCACCGATAATAACCTGAGTTTCACCGGTTCTTACAAATCCCTTCCTTATCGCTTATCCCTGGGGCATTTAGATCAAGATGGAATTATTAGAACGTCTAATTTAAAGCGCAATTCAATAGCTTTAAGTTTAAACCCTACTTTCCTGGACGAACACCTGACCGTTAACTTAAACGTAAAAGGTACTATTTCTAAAAGCCGCTTTTCCAGCGAAGGCGCTATTGGCTCAGCGGTAGCCTTTGATCCTACCCAACCTGTTAACGTGAGCGAAACCAAATACGGGGGGTATTTCGAATGGCTCGATGCTTCCGGCCGGCCTAATACCGTGGCTCCCCGCAACCCATTGAGTACCCTGGAACAAAGACAAGATGTAGGGGAGGTGAAAAGAAGCATTGGTAACCTCCAGTTCGATTACCGTTTCCATTTTTTACCGGAGTTGCGGGCTAACTTAAATTTAGGTTATGATATTGTGCGGGGCGAAGGTTCTACTTCGGAGCCCATCACCTTAGCCGGCGTTTTTAACCAAGGCGGTAACCGTACCCAATACTCGCAGGAAAAAGATAACAGGTTGCTGGATTTTTACCTGAATTATACGAAAGAGTTAACGGCTATTCAAAGTAGAATAGAAGTAATGGGCGGTTATTCCTACCAGAATTTCCTGCGTCACGAACCCAGCTATGCGGGTTTAAATGCCGCCGGTGATACCTTAACGCCCGCTGCGGCTTTTCCTTTCGAAACCGAAAAAACCTTACTGGCCTTCTTCGGCCGATTAAACTACTCCTTTAAAGACCGGTATTTAGTAACTGCCAATTTGCGCCGCGATGCTTCTTCGGCTTTCGGACCGAATAACAAATGGGGTACTTTCCCGTCGGTAGCTTTAGCCTGGCGTTTGGTTGAAGAACCCTTTTTGCAAGGCAGTAATTTCTTTACCGATTTAAAAGTACGCTTGGGCTACGGTATTACCGGTCAGCAAGAATTATTGGATGATAATTATCCTTACTTGGCGCGTTATCGCTACAGCGAAGGCACGGCTACCTATCCTTTCGGAGACCAGTATTATTTAACCTTACGCCCCGCCGGTTACGACGAGAACATTAAGTGGGAAGAAACCAAAGCGTACAATGCCGGCTTAGATTTTGGTTTATTCCGAGGCAAAGTAGCGGGTACTGTCGATTATTATTTTAAGAAAACGGAAGATTTAATTTCGCAGATTGCCCCGGCCGCGGGTACTAATTTGACCAACCAGATATTCACCAACGTGGGTAACCTGCAAAACGAAGGAGTAGAAATTGCCTTAAACTTTTCTCCAATAACCAAAGATAATTTTACCTGGACTTTCGGGGTAAATGGTACTTACAACCAGAGCAAAATTACGAAACTTAGTAACGTTAGCAATCCTTCTTCACCCGGTCTGGCGCGGGGAGCTATCGCCGGAGGTACCGGTAATATGCTACAAATCCACTCGGTAGGGTATGCACCTTATACTTTTTACACCTACAAGCAGGTTTACGATCAAAACAACAAGCCCATCGAAGGTGCTTACGTGGATTTAAACGAGGACGGTATAATTAACGAACAAGATTTATATCGCTACAAATCGCCGCAACCCAAAGTTTTCTTAGGCTTTAATTCCAACGTAACCGTAAAAAATTGGACCGCCGGGGTAGTTCTACGGGCCAATTTAGGCAACTACATGTACAACAACGTGCGGTCGAATAATGGTACTTACCGGAGCATCGCCAACAGTACTTATTTATCCAATATGGTTACGGATGTGTTGCAGACCAATTTCACCAACAACCAGTTCTTCTCGGATTATTACATCGAGAATGCTTCTTTCCTGCGCCTGGATAACATTAACGTGAGCTATAATTTTGGTAAAATCATCCAGCAGAAAGTAAATCTGCGGGTATCAGCTACGGCGCAAAATGTGTTTGTTATTACCAATTATTCGGGTTTAGATCCGGAATCGCAGTTTAATAACAACAACATTGGTGGCGGTATTGATAATAATTATTACCCGCGGCCCCGCACTTTCTCGCTAGGCCTAAACCTTGATTTTTAA